Proteins encoded in a region of the Pseudomonas sp. GOM7 genome:
- the gspL gene encoding type II secretion system protein GspL has translation MNQRWIFLPPQACQGLDLELPVQLVTADSSRALSLQAALQALDGPWQLVLPVEAVTCCAVQLPTQKARWLRQALPFAVEELLAEEVEAMHLALGEALADGRYRVYALRAAWLRECLALCAARPPEAIRMDADMLPHEGSQLLWLHERWLLGGESAVRLALQAEDWPLLAARCPTPQVAHLPEGMSAPGPVDELRRLAHPFQWLAQVGQGVDLAQGEFTVREAGSGWRRWQSLGSVVALCLLLQWGFNLAQGWYLQREAGAYAEASEALYRELFPQDSKLINLRAQFDQHLAEAQGRDSPLLGVLGDVASALQAGGAAQVQVRQVDYSATRGDLALQLQAPGFAELEGLRERLEQTGRAVQMGSASREDDGVSARMVIGG, from the coding sequence ATGAATCAACGATGGATCTTTCTGCCGCCCCAGGCCTGTCAGGGGCTCGACCTCGAGTTGCCGGTGCAACTGGTGACCGCCGACAGCAGCCGGGCGTTGAGCCTGCAGGCCGCGTTGCAGGCATTGGACGGGCCGTGGCAACTGGTGCTGCCGGTGGAGGCCGTGACCTGCTGCGCGGTGCAGTTGCCGACGCAGAAGGCGCGCTGGTTGCGCCAGGCCCTGCCGTTCGCCGTGGAGGAACTGCTGGCCGAGGAGGTGGAGGCGATGCACCTGGCGCTGGGCGAGGCCCTGGCCGATGGTCGTTATCGGGTCTATGCCCTGCGTGCCGCCTGGCTGCGCGAATGCCTGGCGCTCTGCGCCGCACGGCCGCCCGAAGCGATTCGCATGGATGCCGATATGCTGCCGCATGAGGGCAGCCAGTTGCTCTGGTTGCACGAACGCTGGCTGCTCGGCGGCGAATCGGCGGTACGCTTGGCGTTGCAGGCCGAGGACTGGCCGCTGCTGGCCGCACGCTGCCCGACGCCCCAGGTGGCGCATTTGCCCGAGGGCATGAGCGCTCCGGGCCCGGTGGACGAACTGCGGCGCCTGGCGCATCCCTTTCAATGGCTGGCTCAGGTGGGGCAGGGCGTCGATCTGGCCCAGGGTGAGTTCACCGTGCGCGAGGCCGGTAGCGGCTGGCGCCGTTGGCAGTCGCTGGGCAGCGTGGTGGCCTTGTGTCTGCTATTGCAGTGGGGCTTCAACCTGGCCCAGGGTTGGTATCTGCAGCGTGAGGCCGGTGCCTATGCCGAGGCCAGCGAAGCGTTGTACCGCGAGCTGTTCCCGCAGGACAGCAAGCTGATCAACCTGCGTGCGCAGTTCGATCAGCACCTGGCCGAAGCGCAGGGGCGTGACAGCCCGCTGCTCGGCGTGCTCGGCGACGTCGCCAGCGCCTTGCAGGCGGGTGGGGCGGCTCAGGTACAGGTCAGGCAGGTGGACTACAGCGCCACCCGCGGCGACCTGGCGTTGCAACTGCAGGCGCCGGGGTTCGCCGAACTGGAGGGCCTGCGTGAGCGCCTGGAACAGACTGGCCGCGCGGTGCAGATGGGCTCGGCCAGCCGCGAGGACGACGGCGTCAGCGCGCGCATGGTGATAGGAGGATGA